From Mycoplasma sp. 2045, a single genomic window includes:
- the map gene encoding type I methionyl aminopeptidase, giving the protein MSWVKTEEEIQKITKSCQILAEVKQIVWDFVRPGVSLKDIDQLAFKEIIKRGAKPAFKGYQGFPSTACISVNEQLIHGIPTNRIVEEGDIVSVDLGCIWEGFYSDSAFTKPVGKVSPLDQKLIDVAKGAFEAGLKAIKKGARTGDISYAIGEYIHKHGLFTPRDFCGHGIGRRLHEDPNIFNEGKKGTGPLLKDGMVICIEPMIAQTNKFIQLRDGWTIVSANNTRTAHYEHTVLIKNGKGIVLTKGI; this is encoded by the coding sequence ATGTCTTGAGTAAAAACAGAAGAAGAAATTCAAAAGATTACCAAATCTTGTCAAATCTTGGCAGAAGTCAAGCAAATAGTTTGAGACTTTGTAAGACCAGGGGTTTCTTTAAAAGATATTGATCAATTGGCTTTTAAAGAAATAATCAAACGTGGAGCCAAACCTGCATTTAAAGGTTATCAAGGTTTTCCAAGTACAGCATGTATATCAGTTAATGAACAATTGATCCATGGAATACCTACAAATCGCATCGTAGAAGAAGGTGACATTGTTAGTGTTGACTTAGGATGCATCTGAGAAGGTTTTTATAGTGATAGTGCCTTCACTAAACCAGTCGGAAAAGTTTCGCCTCTAGATCAGAAACTTATTGATGTAGCTAAAGGAGCTTTTGAAGCTGGATTAAAAGCGATTAAAAAAGGTGCTAGAACAGGTGATATATCTTATGCAATAGGTGAATATATCCATAAGCACGGTTTATTTACACCAAGAGACTTTTGTGGTCATGGAATCGGAAGAAGATTACATGAAGATCCTAATATTTTCAATGAAGGTAAAAAAGGAACTGGTCCATTACTTAAAGATGGTATGGTAATTTGTATTGAGCCAATGATTGCCCAAACTAATAAATTTATTCAACTTAGAGATGGGTGAACAATAGTTAGCGCCAATAATACAAGAACAGCTCATTATGAACACACTGTACTTATCAAAAATGGAAAAGGAATCGTGTTAACGAAAGGAATCTAA
- the infA gene encoding translation initiation factor IF-1 codes for MAKDAIKIKGVVKEVFTIDDYSVELENGITIKAHISGKMRINHIRILPGDSVDVEVSPYDTTQGRITYRHK; via the coding sequence TTGGCAAAAGATGCTATTAAAATAAAAGGTGTTGTCAAAGAAGTTTTTACAATTGATGATTATTCAGTAGAACTTGAAAATGGCATCACAATTAAAGCTCATATTTCTGGAAAGATGAGAATTAACCACATTCGTATCTTACCAGGTGATTCAGTTGATGTCGAAGTAAGTCCTTATGATACAACACAAGGACGTATTACTTACAGACACAAGTAA
- the rpmJ gene encoding 50S ribosomal protein L36, which translates to MKVRASVKKMCKDCKIIKRRGIIRVICVQPKHKQRQG; encoded by the coding sequence ATGAAAGTTAGAGCAAGTGTTAAAAAAATGTGTAAAGACTGTAAAATCATTAAACGTAGAGGAATTATCCGTGTTATTTGTGTTCAACCAAAACACAAACAAAGACAAGGGTAA
- the rpsM gene encoding 30S ribosomal protein S13, which produces MARILNVEIPNNKRVVISLTYIYGIGRTLAKEICKVANISEDARVKDLSEEELSRIREAAKVYTTEGDLRREVSLNIKRLMEIKCYRGMRHRKGLPVRGQSTQKNARTRKGPRKTVAGKKGK; this is translated from the coding sequence ATGGCTAGAATTTTAAACGTCGAAATCCCAAACAATAAACGTGTTGTTATTTCATTAACATACATTTATGGAATTGGAAGAACATTAGCAAAAGAAATTTGTAAAGTAGCAAACATTAGCGAAGATGCTCGTGTAAAAGATTTATCAGAAGAAGAATTATCAAGAATTCGTGAAGCAGCTAAAGTTTACACAACAGAAGGTGACTTACGTAGAGAAGTTTCATTAAACATCAAACGTTTAATGGAAATCAAATGCTACCGTGGAATGAGACACCGTAAAGGATTACCAGTTCGTGGACAAAGTACTCAAAAGAATGCTCGTACACGTAAGGGTCCAAGAAAAACTGTAGCAGGAAAGAAAGGTAAATAA
- the rpsK gene encoding 30S ribosomal protein S11, with translation MARKTKKKNITSGVAHIHSTNQNTIVTFADENGNVIAWSSAGAIGYKGTKKKTPYAAGLAAQAAAEAAKEHGIKTVKVELKGLGAGKDAARKQIEVSGITVTEIKDVTPVPHNGTRPPKRILKRERMKK, from the coding sequence ATGGCTCGTAAAACTAAGAAAAAGAACATTACAAGTGGTGTAGCACACATCCACTCAACAAACCAAAACACAATTGTTACTTTTGCTGATGAAAACGGGAATGTTATTGCTTGAAGTTCAGCAGGAGCAATTGGATACAAAGGTACTAAAAAGAAAACTCCATATGCTGCTGGTTTAGCTGCTCAAGCTGCTGCTGAAGCTGCTAAAGAACACGGAATCAAAACAGTTAAAGTTGAATTAAAAGGTCTTGGAGCTGGAAAAGATGCTGCTAGAAAACAAATCGAAGTTAGCGGTATTACAGTAACAGAAATCAAAGACGTTACACCAGTTCCACACAACGGAACAAGACCACCAAAACGTATCTTAAAACGTGAACGTATGAAAAAATAA
- a CDS encoding DNA-directed RNA polymerase subunit alpha — MEKMKKLVYLDKPVIHKRDDVAETTFVLRGLERGFGNTLAVPLRRTLLSTISSLAPFAVKIEGVDHEFQTIKDVTEDVITLLMNLRKVRFAYNPNVVKDNEIVKVTLQSEAPGEVTSRSLKVVSHPGVQVIDTNIKLATVMNAKALNVEIYLRSGRGFVSFDENKAYISKRKKDDLAPMSDIKKGEFIAVDSNFSPIKKVYYNIKEMNSASNRIEEELEFNIETDGTVDAKDALRQAADILIGLLEVIGDTDKMKVDIFEEIVEKPEEKQEDDIDISQMNLSVRSANALRKIKKTKLSQIRELTVSQLEQTKNLGRKSIQEIIDKVKDYGFELREGDE; from the coding sequence ATGGAAAAAATGAAAAAATTGGTTTACTTAGATAAACCTGTAATCCACAAAAGAGATGATGTTGCTGAAACAACTTTTGTATTAAGAGGTCTTGAAAGAGGTTTTGGTAATACATTAGCTGTTCCTTTAAGAAGAACATTATTATCAACAATTTCATCATTAGCACCATTTGCAGTTAAAATCGAAGGTGTTGATCATGAATTTCAAACAATCAAAGATGTTACAGAAGATGTTATTACTTTATTAATGAATTTACGTAAAGTTCGTTTTGCTTACAACCCTAACGTTGTTAAAGACAATGAAATTGTAAAAGTTACATTACAATCAGAAGCTCCTGGAGAAGTTACTTCAAGATCACTTAAAGTAGTTTCGCACCCAGGTGTTCAAGTTATTGATACAAACATTAAGTTAGCTACAGTTATGAATGCTAAGGCTCTTAATGTTGAAATTTACTTACGTTCAGGACGTGGATTTGTTTCATTTGATGAAAACAAAGCTTACATTTCTAAACGTAAAAAAGATGATTTAGCTCCAATGAGTGACATTAAAAAAGGTGAATTTATCGCTGTTGATTCAAACTTCTCACCAATCAAAAAAGTTTACTACAACATCAAAGAAATGAACTCAGCTTCAAACAGAATTGAAGAAGAACTTGAGTTTAACATTGAAACAGATGGAACAGTAGATGCAAAAGATGCTCTTAGACAAGCAGCTGACATTTTAATTGGTCTTCTTGAAGTAATCGGAGACACAGATAAAATGAAAGTTGATATCTTTGAAGAAATCGTTGAAAAACCAGAAGAAAAACAAGAAGATGACATCGATATTTCACAAATGAACTTATCAGTTCGTTCAGCTAATGCACTTAGAAAAATTAAGAAAACTAAATTATCACAAATTAGAGAACTTACAGTTTCACAATTAGAACAAACAAAGAACTTAGGTAGAAAATCAATTCAAGAAATCATTGATAAAGTTAAAGATTACGGTTTTGAATTAAGAGAAGGAGATGAGTAA
- the rplQ gene encoding 50S ribosomal protein L17 gives MSNMANPTQIYSRDTKWRNGVMRSLVSELYVNGRIVTTLTRAKELRRHAEKMIQKAKNPTLANRRAVAGFLRPIKTKDGKAVLSYLFDDIAPKYSQRNGGYTRIIKLPRRQGDSTRMAIIELV, from the coding sequence ATGAGTAATATGGCAAACCCAACACAAATCTATTCACGTGACACTAAATGAAGAAACGGTGTGATGCGTTCACTTGTTAGTGAATTATACGTAAACGGAAGAATTGTTACAACTTTAACAAGAGCAAAAGAATTAAGAAGACACGCTGAAAAAATGATTCAAAAAGCTAAAAACCCTACATTAGCAAACAGACGTGCTGTTGCAGGTTTCTTACGTCCAATTAAAACTAAAGATGGTAAAGCTGTATTATCATACTTATTTGATGATATTGCACCAAAATACTCACAAAGAAACGGTGGATACACAAGAATTATTAAATTACCTCGTCGTCAAGGTGATTCAACACGTATGGCAATTATTGAATTAGTTTAA
- a CDS encoding phosphate acyltransferase, which yields MLNKNIIINYLSFKNSNDKHDVFVSFDQIQKVKQNYIQSRLKNQPNLDLNQLDLEFDSNTRNIIGMYIAKTHKYDVVVGGYNTTSKSFYRSALRVLDKTTSTISSAMVLNKKSQTYVVSDPSFIIEPTEEQLVDITKNAMDFSKKVLDKPTGAFMSFSTNGSNSSAQALKMSNAAKLFSEKYPHENVYASEVQVDAALNNKIREKKDLFNYQDANVFVFPDLNSANISYKFIQQLGKFNAYGPFVLGFNQTVADLSRGATTKDIIGTILISILNTNKE from the coding sequence ATGCTCAATAAAAACATCATAATCAACTACTTATCATTTAAAAACTCAAATGATAAACACGATGTTTTTGTCTCATTTGACCAAATCCAAAAAGTCAAGCAAAACTACATACAATCTAGATTAAAAAATCAACCTAATTTAGATTTAAATCAACTTGACCTTGAGTTTGATTCAAACACAAGAAACATCATTGGTATGTACATTGCTAAAACACATAAATATGACGTTGTTGTAGGGGGATATAACACAACTTCAAAATCATTTTATCGTAGTGCTCTAAGGGTTTTAGATAAAACAACAAGCACAATTTCATCAGCAATGGTGCTTAACAAAAAGTCACAAACTTATGTAGTTTCTGATCCTTCTTTTATTATTGAGCCAACTGAAGAACAATTAGTTGATATAACTAAAAATGCTATGGACTTTAGCAAAAAAGTTCTCGATAAACCAACTGGTGCATTTATGTCCTTTTCAACAAATGGTTCAAACTCAAGTGCACAAGCTTTAAAAATGTCAAATGCAGCAAAATTGTTTTCAGAAAAATATCCACACGAAAATGTGTATGCAAGCGAAGTTCAAGTTGATGCAGCCTTAAATAACAAAATAAGAGAGAAAAAAGATTTATTCAATTACCAAGATGCTAATGTATTTGTGTTTCCTGATTTAAATTCAGCTAATATATCTTACAAATTTATTCAGCAGTTAGGTAAATTCAATGCGTATGGTCCTTTTGTTTTAGGATTTAATCAAACTGTTGCAGACTTATCAAGAGGAGCAACAACAAAAGATATAATAGGAACAATTCTTATTTCGATTTTAAACACAAACAAGGAGTAA
- a CDS encoding acetate/propionate family kinase, producing MNKKVLVINAGSSSIKLSLFDKESLELIASGIAERITLPEGAISIKFNGQKFEKTVAMPNHEVAVNKLYELMEEINLIHQPEEIEYIGFRIVQGGTYFNNTAKITDEVIKIVDKVAIYAPLHNPGAVQSIYGFRKVFPHAKLSGDFDTAFHTTINKVNSSYALPKELVEKYEIKKYGAHGISHQYITEKLAQILDKETVTFVNMHLGNGGSLCAVKDSKSFDTSMGLTPLAGIMMGTRSGDIDPSIHQFVMNQSGLNINQFTDILNKQSGLLGVSTISSDMRDICAAANKGNVDAQFALELYSQKIADYVAVYANKIGGKPDALVFTAGIGENTPIIRQMITDKLFFKNIKLNSEVNYGPIGEFALISAPDSEVPVYVIRTNEELVIARNAIKIYEQN from the coding sequence ATGAATAAAAAAGTTTTAGTAATCAATGCAGGAAGTAGCTCAATTAAATTAAGTTTATTTGATAAAGAATCATTAGAATTAATCGCTAGTGGTATTGCTGAAAGAATTACATTACCTGAGGGAGCTATTTCAATTAAATTCAATGGTCAAAAATTCGAAAAAACAGTAGCAATGCCAAATCACGAAGTTGCTGTTAACAAATTATATGAATTAATGGAAGAAATTAACCTAATCCACCAACCAGAAGAAATTGAATACATTGGATTTAGAATTGTTCAAGGTGGTACATACTTTAACAATACAGCAAAAATCACAGATGAAGTAATTAAGATTGTAGATAAAGTTGCAATTTATGCGCCATTACACAACCCAGGAGCAGTGCAATCAATTTACGGATTTAGAAAAGTTTTCCCACACGCTAAATTATCAGGTGACTTTGATACAGCATTCCATACAACAATTAACAAAGTAAATAGCTCATATGCATTACCAAAAGAATTAGTAGAAAAATACGAAATCAAAAAATATGGTGCTCACGGAATTTCACACCAATACATTACAGAAAAACTTGCTCAAATCTTAGACAAGGAAACTGTAACATTTGTTAATATGCACTTAGGAAACGGTGGTTCATTATGTGCTGTTAAAGATTCAAAATCATTTGACACATCAATGGGACTTACACCATTAGCCGGTATAATGATGGGAACAAGAAGCGGTGACATTGACCCTTCAATTCATCAATTTGTTATGAACCAATCAGGTTTAAATATCAATCAATTCACAGATATTTTAAATAAACAAAGTGGTCTTTTAGGTGTTTCTACAATTTCTTCAGATATGAGAGATATTTGTGCTGCAGCAAACAAAGGAAATGTAGATGCACAATTTGCACTTGAACTTTACTCACAAAAAATTGCTGACTATGTAGCAGTTTATGCAAACAAAATTGGTGGTAAACCAGATGCGCTTGTTTTCACAGCTGGAATTGGAGAAAACACACCTATTATTAGACAAATGATTACAGATAAATTATTCTTCAAAAACATTAAATTAAACTCAGAAGTTAACTATGGACCAATCGGTGAATTCGCTTTAATTTCTGCACCTGATTCAGAAGTTCCAGTTTATGTAATTAGAACAAATGAAGAATTAGTTATTGCAAGAAATGCAATTAAAATTTATGAACAAAACTAA
- the coaD gene encoding pantetheine-phosphate adenylyltransferase produces MNKTKIALFPGSFDPFHKGHESIVQKATELFDKIYVVVTYNPDKDNIERIEENFEAIKNKYQENNKVVVLKNYFDLTADLAHQLNVKWLVRSARNQTDFNYELNLATANNALNNNLETIIIMPDYKNSNISSTKIRQQHKEQTEKAKQNKKGI; encoded by the coding sequence ATGAACAAAACTAAAATAGCTTTATTTCCCGGATCATTCGATCCATTTCATAAAGGTCATGAATCAATAGTGCAAAAAGCTACCGAGCTTTTTGACAAAATTTATGTTGTTGTAACTTACAATCCTGATAAAGATAATATTGAAAGAATTGAAGAAAATTTTGAAGCAATTAAAAATAAATATCAAGAAAACAATAAAGTGGTTGTCTTAAAAAACTACTTTGATTTAACAGCTGATTTAGCTCATCAATTAAATGTAAAATGACTTGTACGTAGTGCTAGAAATCAAACTGACTTTAATTATGAACTCAATTTAGCTACAGCAAATAATGCTTTAAATAATAATCTTGAAACAATCATAATAATGCCTGATTATAAAAACTCAAATATTTCTTCAACTAAAATCAGACAACAACATAAAGAACAAACAGAAAAAGCAAAACAAAACAAAAAAGGAATTTAG
- the yihA gene encoding ribosome biogenesis GTP-binding protein YihA/YsxC, with amino-acid sequence MFKFIKSSTNRTNWYEHPNYEVAFWGRSNVGKSSLINAIVENKKLAKTSKTPGRTQLINYFENEFGAVLVDLPGYGYAKISQTQKDKMMKMIYEYLTERENLRCVYLLIDSRHGITNTDVPELNFLISNNIKFKLVFTKTDKLKQKDKNQLLNHIKSLRNQLGNFEYFLVSSEKKVGIEQLSDDLTQTLSGDENEID; translated from the coding sequence ATGTTTAAATTTATTAAATCATCTACAAACAGGACAAATTGATACGAACATCCAAATTATGAAGTTGCTTTTTGAGGTCGCTCAAACGTTGGAAAAAGTTCATTAATCAATGCAATTGTTGAAAATAAGAAATTAGCAAAAACATCTAAGACACCAGGTCGTACACAATTAATTAACTATTTTGAAAATGAATTTGGAGCAGTTTTAGTTGACTTACCAGGTTATGGTTACGCAAAAATTTCGCAAACTCAAAAAGATAAAATGATGAAGATGATTTATGAATATTTAACAGAAAGAGAAAACCTTAGATGTGTTTACTTATTAATTGATTCTAGACACGGAATTACTAATACAGACGTTCCTGAATTAAATTTTTTAATATCAAATAATATAAAGTTTAAGCTAGTTTTCACAAAAACTGACAAACTTAAACAAAAAGACAAAAACCAACTATTAAATCACATTAAAAGCTTACGTAATCAACTTGGAAACTTTGAATATTTCTTAGTTTCTTCAGAAAAAAAAGTTGGAATTGAGCAACTTAGTGATGATTTAACACAAACTCTTTCAGGAGATGAAAATGAAATTGACTAA
- a CDS encoding MAG1430 family protein produces the protein MKLTKQTLKPLLLLGGSVVVLGGIAATSALLVKQSKKKTNIDYADFNLNVTGSLTKDKHLASEYATNPLVPINGTRWDNSAWIKELTAAKIQTESDKNQVDNIKSFELTASNGMVFNAIAQEAKDQGYRIEFVSYANDLTGTLLLKMLVKDKNANTVKIHIFELTGFATLTTKNPYANLTIATLTADTEKLFKEFKSSDALKTHFEALEQDKKVEFIKNHFSTKESSKLTDFNWSSLQVTFEDKIMKLSISYNLNVLASTKENLSAQSVFNLEENNKVDANVDLSFLDAVRPTIENYSLVSTGSLDKSTHLASEFASSPILQIGDTNWNKDKWLAELKTQNVMTSEQAAKTDAGKLFTFVYKDDATTENIFYTMSNIEFTSYANDETGTLYLQFKKLNSENEAAEQHVYELTGFATVAADNKYSTLINKSLTLSEEKLKANYSSIQALNDYVTTLNEETKPEFIKANFDLQANDLVAIDWVQSTITMTDNTLNVHLVFNQNVLKATKDDLTAKSVFALTSDNTIELSHDVSFLNQ, from the coding sequence ATGAAATTGACTAAACAAACATTAAAACCATTATTACTTTTAGGTGGTTCAGTTGTTGTTCTTGGTGGAATAGCAGCTACATCAGCATTATTGGTTAAACAATCAAAGAAAAAAACTAATATAGATTATGCAGATTTTAATCTAAATGTTACTGGTTCATTAACTAAAGATAAACATTTAGCTTCTGAATATGCAACAAATCCATTAGTTCCTATTAATGGAACAAGATGAGATAATTCAGCTTGAATTAAAGAACTTACAGCTGCTAAAATCCAAACTGAAAGTGATAAAAATCAAGTTGATAATATTAAATCATTTGAATTAACAGCAAGCAATGGAATGGTATTTAATGCGATTGCTCAAGAAGCCAAAGATCAAGGTTATAGAATTGAATTTGTTTCATATGCAAACGATTTAACAGGTACATTATTGCTTAAAATGTTAGTTAAAGATAAAAATGCAAATACAGTTAAAATTCACATTTTTGAATTAACTGGTTTCGCAACATTGACTACTAAAAATCCATATGCTAATTTAACGATTGCTACATTAACTGCTGATACTGAAAAATTATTTAAAGAATTCAAATCTTCAGACGCTTTAAAAACACACTTTGAAGCCTTAGAGCAAGATAAAAAAGTTGAATTTATTAAAAATCATTTCTCAACAAAAGAATCATCTAAATTAACTGATTTTAATTGAAGCAGTCTGCAAGTTACATTTGAGGACAAAATAATGAAATTAAGTATTTCATACAACTTAAATGTATTAGCTTCTACAAAAGAAAATTTAAGTGCACAATCAGTGTTTAATTTAGAAGAGAATAATAAAGTTGATGCTAATGTTGATTTATCATTCTTAGATGCTGTTAGACCGACAATTGAAAATTATTCATTAGTTTCAACAGGTTCATTAGATAAATCAACTCATTTAGCTTCAGAATTTGCTAGTTCTCCAATTCTTCAAATCGGTGATACAAATTGAAACAAAGATAAATGATTAGCAGAACTTAAAACTCAAAATGTAATGACTTCAGAACAAGCTGCTAAAACTGACGCAGGTAAATTATTTACATTTGTTTATAAAGATGATGCAACAACTGAAAATATCTTCTACACTATGTCAAACATCGAATTTACTTCATATGCAAATGATGAAACAGGAACTTTATATTTACAATTTAAAAAACTAAATAGTGAAAATGAAGCTGCAGAACAACATGTTTATGAGTTAACAGGATTTGCAACGGTTGCTGCAGATAATAAATATTCAACATTAATTAATAAATCACTTACATTAAGTGAAGAAAAATTAAAAGCTAACTACTCATCTATTCAAGCATTAAACGATTATGTAACTACTTTAAATGAAGAAACTAAACCTGAATTTATCAAAGCTAACTTTGATTTACAAGCCAATGATTTAGTCGCAATTGATTGAGTACAATCGACAATTACAATGACAGATAACACATTAAATGTTCATTTAGTATTCAATCAAAATGTTTTAAAAGCTACAAAAGATGATTTAACTGCTAAATCTGTATTTGCATTAACAAGTGATAATACAATTGAACTTAGTCACGACGTTTCATTTTTAAATCAATAA
- the pyk gene encoding pyruvate kinase — MKITDKRTKLVATIGPSSDNYDMLLSLVQNGVTTIRANFSHGSHEEQLNKFTLGKRVSQELKVPVSLMLDTKGPEIRIGKMKDGAQVVQSGTEMIIYTTQDKYLSHEGTSTEITVAYDMAQDLSVGNQVLIDDGKLSTVVTEVGNGYVKVKAENTHKLKTNKRVNLPGVDFSLPFLAEKDINDVKFGIQSGINYVAASFVNSAKNVKELRKLLDDNGGKHVQIFSKIESHLGCVNIDEIIEASDGIMVARGDLGLEIPYYDVPYYEKMFIRKCREAGKPVIVATQMLDSMENSPHPTRAEVTDVYYAVELGADSTMLSGESANGSFPLEAVKTMSAISRRAEKEFYSRNYYEIQLEKVWKNSDQSNKRSQIAYSIAQKAQEGKYKYVVVLSRTGALLKEVAKFRPNSTVIGIVNDPLLINAFGSYSSVWNSVDSESLFPLVKQDHENAVSALEPYGIQQGDAFLVVENDQITEHVVK; from the coding sequence ATGAAAATTACTGATAAAAGAACTAAATTAGTTGCTACAATTGGTCCATCAAGTGATAACTATGATATGTTATTATCATTAGTTCAAAATGGTGTAACAACAATTAGAGCAAACTTTAGCCACGGTTCACACGAAGAACAATTAAATAAATTTACATTAGGAAAAAGAGTTTCACAAGAATTAAAAGTTCCAGTTTCTCTTATGTTAGATACTAAAGGACCTGAAATTCGTATTGGAAAAATGAAAGATGGAGCTCAAGTTGTGCAATCAGGTACAGAAATGATCATCTACACAACACAAGATAAATATCTTTCACACGAAGGTACATCAACAGAAATTACAGTTGCATATGATATGGCACAAGACTTATCTGTTGGAAACCAAGTTTTAATTGATGATGGTAAATTATCAACAGTAGTTACAGAAGTTGGAAATGGTTACGTAAAAGTTAAAGCTGAAAACACACACAAATTAAAAACAAACAAACGTGTTAACTTACCAGGTGTTGACTTCTCATTACCATTCTTAGCTGAAAAAGACATCAACGACGTTAAATTCGGAATTCAAAGTGGAATTAACTATGTTGCTGCTTCATTTGTTAACTCAGCTAAAAACGTTAAAGAATTAAGAAAATTATTAGATGACAACGGTGGAAAACACGTTCAAATCTTCTCAAAAATCGAATCACACTTAGGATGTGTAAACATTGATGAAATTATTGAAGCATCAGACGGTATTATGGTTGCTCGTGGAGACTTAGGATTAGAAATTCCTTACTACGATGTTCCATACTATGAAAAAATGTTCATTAGAAAATGTCGTGAAGCTGGTAAACCAGTTATTGTCGCAACACAAATGTTAGACTCAATGGAAAACTCACCACACCCAACACGTGCTGAAGTTACAGACGTTTACTACGCAGTTGAATTAGGAGCTGACTCAACAATGCTTTCAGGAGAAAGTGCAAACGGTTCATTCCCATTAGAGGCTGTTAAAACAATGTCAGCTATTTCAAGAAGAGCAGAAAAAGAATTCTACTCAAGAAACTACTACGAAATTCAATTAGAAAAAGTTTGAAAAAATTCAGATCAATCAAACAAACGTTCACAAATTGCTTACTCAATAGCTCAAAAAGCACAAGAAGGAAAATACAAATATGTTGTTGTTTTATCAAGAACAGGAGCTTTATTAAAAGAAGTTGCTAAATTCAGACCTAACTCAACAGTTATTGGTATTGTAAATGATCCATTATTAATCAATGCATTCGGTTCATATTCATCAGTATGAAACTCAGTTGATTCAGAATCATTATTCCCTCTTGTAAAACAAGATCACGAAAATGCTGTTTCAGCATTAGAACCATACGGAATTCAACAAGGAGATGCTTTCTTAGTTGTTGAAAACGATCAAATTACAGAACACGTTGTTAAGTAA